The Christiangramia flava JLT2011 genome has a segment encoding these proteins:
- a CDS encoding aspartate aminotransferase family protein, with the protein MKKDFLKYQAQTTPHPLGLEVSHAQGSYIHTTDGQSHLDFVAGVSACTLGHSHPKIVQAIKVQAEKYLHVMVYGEYAQQPAVELTKLLAENLPDGLNKTYLVNSGTEAIEGALKLARRATGRTQILAAHQAYHGNTMGSLSLMDFEERVQPFRPLVGDIAHINFNDTSQLSEITGQTAAVILETIQGGAGFIEPQNDYLKKVKARCEETGALLILDEIQPGFGRTGKLFGFQNYEVVPDILVMGKGMGGGLPIGAFTASEELMDLLSDNPKLGHITTFGGNPLIAASALTTLQELLHSQLIPDTLQKETLFRKHLKHPLIQEIRGRGLMLAALMKNSEIADRVVLEAKDRGLILFWLLFEKRAVRLTPPLTISSEEIVKGCGIIVDILNEIAAE; encoded by the coding sequence TTGAAAAAGGATTTTTTAAAATACCAGGCTCAAACAACGCCGCACCCGCTGGGACTGGAAGTTTCGCACGCGCAGGGTTCATATATCCATACCACAGATGGTCAAAGCCACCTGGATTTTGTGGCAGGCGTTTCGGCCTGTACCTTAGGTCATTCACACCCGAAGATTGTTCAGGCAATTAAAGTTCAGGCGGAAAAATACCTGCATGTGATGGTTTATGGTGAGTATGCACAGCAGCCTGCGGTGGAACTAACGAAACTCCTGGCCGAAAATTTACCAGACGGTCTGAATAAAACATACCTCGTAAATTCTGGAACCGAAGCAATCGAAGGTGCGCTGAAACTGGCTCGACGAGCTACGGGTAGAACCCAGATCCTCGCAGCCCACCAGGCTTATCATGGAAACACGATGGGTTCATTGAGTTTAATGGATTTTGAAGAACGCGTTCAACCCTTTAGGCCCTTGGTTGGAGATATCGCTCATATCAATTTTAACGACACCAGTCAGCTGTCAGAAATCACTGGCCAGACAGCCGCGGTGATTCTGGAAACCATCCAGGGTGGAGCAGGTTTTATAGAACCGCAGAACGATTACCTGAAAAAAGTTAAGGCACGTTGCGAGGAAACTGGTGCGCTACTGATTCTGGATGAAATTCAGCCAGGATTTGGCAGAACCGGAAAACTCTTCGGTTTTCAAAATTATGAGGTGGTGCCAGACATCCTGGTGATGGGAAAAGGCATGGGCGGCGGGTTGCCAATTGGTGCTTTTACGGCTTCCGAAGAACTGATGGACCTTTTAAGCGATAATCCAAAACTGGGGCATATCACCACCTTTGGCGGAAATCCGCTTATTGCTGCCAGCGCCCTGACAACTCTTCAGGAACTACTTCATTCTCAATTAATTCCTGACACGCTTCAAAAAGAGACGCTCTTCAGAAAACACCTTAAACACCCACTCATCCAGGAGATTCGCGGCCGAGGCCTGATGCTTGCTGCCCTTATGAAAAACAGCGAGATTGCCGATCGCGTGGTGCTGGAAGCCAAAGATCGCGGACTCATTCTTTTCTGGCTTTTATTTGAAAAAAGGGCTGTACGCCTCACTCCTCCCCTTACGATTTCTTCTGAAGAAATTGTGAAAGGTTGTGGCATTATTGTTGACATACTCAATGAAATAGCCGCAGAATAA